The window CGCATCGCGACCGACGACGCCTTCCGCATGCGCCCGGAGGCGCTGAAGGCCGCCATCGGGGAGGACATCGAGCGGGGGATTCGTCCCGCCATGGTGTGCGCGACGATCGGCACGACCTCGACGGCGAGCGTCGATCCCGTGGCCGAGGTGGCGGCCATCGCCCGCCGGCACGCCCTCTGGCTCCACGTGGATGCCGCCTACGCCGGACCGGCAGCCATGGTCCCCGAACAACGGCCCCTCTTCCGCGGCTGGGAGGCGGCGGATTCCATCGTCCTCAACCCCCACAAGTGGATGGGGACCTCGCTCGACTGTTCCGTGCTCCTCTACCGCGACGCGGATCCCTTCCGGGCCTCGCTCGCCCTCACACCGACCTACCTCGAATCGGAGGACGACGAGACGAACCTCATGGACATCGGCCTCGCGCTCGGCCGCCGCTTCCGCGGGCTCAAGCTGTGGGTGCTGTTCCGGTGCGTGGGGACGGACGGGCTCGCCGAGACGATGCGCCGGCACATCGCGATGGCCGAAGCGGCCGCGGCCCGGCTCGTCGAGGGCGGCGTGTTCGAACTCGCGGCGCCGGTCTCCTTCAGCACGATCTGTTTCCGGGCCGCGCGGGAAGGCGACCCGGTGGGCGAGGAACGGTGGAACCGCGACATCCTCGCCCGGGTTAATGCAGGTGGACGCTCGTTTCTCTCGCACACCGAACTCGACGGGCGTTATACTGTACGGTTGTCCGTCGGGAGCGTTCACACGGAGGAGCGCCACCTCGACGACGCGCTCGAGGCGCTCCATCGGGCCGCCGCCGACCTCTCACCGGGAGAACCGGGTTGAACG of the Candidatus Palauibacter australiensis genome contains:
- a CDS encoding pyridoxal-dependent decarboxylase, producing the protein MPDHIDRPNREAAAAETAGDWSGEALRAALARAADWTVDYRKRVEERPVLSDVAPGDVRRALAKAPPRDAEPFEHVLADFDEHIVSGLTHWNHPGFLAYFSSSTRAPSIVAELLVAAVGVNAMLWRTSPAATEVERTAVDWLRQAVDLPETFTGLIFDTASTATFTALLAARERAGARVRDDGLPGGPALAVYTSEQSHSSVEKSAIAAGLGRASVRRIATDDAFRMRPEALKAAIGEDIERGIRPAMVCATIGTTSTASVDPVAEVAAIARRHALWLHVDAAYAGPAAMVPEQRPLFRGWEAADSIVLNPHKWMGTSLDCSVLLYRDADPFRASLALTPTYLESEDDETNLMDIGLALGRRFRGLKLWVLFRCVGTDGLAETMRRHIAMAEAAAARLVEGGVFELAAPVSFSTICFRAAREGDPVGEERWNRDILARVNAGGRSFLSHTELDGRYTVRLSVGSVHTEERHLDDALEALHRAAADLSPGEPG